From Onychostoma macrolepis isolate SWU-2019 chromosome 05, ASM1243209v1, whole genome shotgun sequence, one genomic window encodes:
- the suds3 gene encoding sin3 histone deacetylase corepressor complex component SDS3 isoform X1 — protein sequence MASTLLSPMVDYYNDEEELDSVEEDEDRSFRGRDSEEDTEDASETDLAKHDENDYVEIKEQMYQDKLASLKRQLQQLQEGECTLQEYQKRMKKLDQQYKERLRNADLFLQLETEQVERNYIKEKKAAVKEFDDKKVELKENLIAELEEKKKMIENEKLTMELTGDSMEMKPIMTRKLRRRPNDPVPIPDKRRKPPPAQLNYLLSDEQIMEDLRTLNKLKSPKRPGTDVLSFRASPSSPEHLPSTPVDTPSQRYEARIEEGKLYYDKRWYHKSQAIYLESKENTKISCVISSVGTNEIWVRKTSDSTKMRIYLGQLQRGAFIIRRRSAA from the exons ATGGCCTCGACTTTACTGTCACCTATGGTGGATTATTATAACGACGAAGAAGAGCTAGACAGTGTGGAAGAAGATGAAGATCGCAGTTTCAGAGGCAGAGACTCGGAAGAAG acACAGAAGATGCCAGTGAAACAGATCTGGCCAAGCACGATGAGAACGATTACGTTGAAATCAAAGAACA GATGTATCAAGACAAACTGGCATCCCTGAAAAGACAGCTACAGCAACTGCAAGAAGGtgaat GCACACTGCAGGAGTACCAGAAGAGAATGAAGAAGCTTGATCAGCAGTATAAAGAGAGACTTCGTAACGCTG ATCTCTTTCTACAACTTGAG ACAGAGCAGGTGGAGAGGAACTACATCAAAGAGAAAAAAGCAGCGGTGAAAGAATTTGACGATAAGAAGGTGGAACTGAAGGAAAATCTTATTGCAGAGCtggaggagaagaagaagatgaTCGAGAATGAGAAATTAACTATGGAGCTGACAGGAG attCCATGGAGATGAAACCTATTATGACCCGGAAGCTCCGGAGACGACCCAATGACCCTGTGCCCATTCCAGACAAGCGGAGAAAGCCTCCACCTG CTCAGTTAAACTATTTACTCAGTGATGAACAGATCATGGAGGATCTAAGAACATTAAACAAG CTTAAATCTCCGAAAAGACCAGGTACGGACGTTTTGTCTTTTAGAG CGTCCCCGTCGTCTCCTGAGCACCTCCCATCGACTCCGGTGGACACCCCGTCCCAGCGTTACGAGGCACGGATAGAGGAGGGCAAACTCTACTATGATAAGAGATG GTACCATAAAAGTCAAGCAATCTATCTGGAGTCCAAGGAGAACACCAAGATCAGCTGTGTCATCAGCTCTGTGGGGACCAATGAG ATCTGGGTGAGAAAGACAAGTGACAGTACGAAGATGAGGATCTATTTAGGGCAGCTGCAACGTGGGGCCTTCATCATTCGACGCCGATCAGCAGCATAG
- the suds3 gene encoding sin3 histone deacetylase corepressor complex component SDS3 isoform X4 → MASTLLSPMVDYYNDEEELDSVEEDEDRSFRGRDSEEDTEDASETDLAKHDENDYVEIKEQMYQDKLASLKRQLQQLQEGTLQEYQKRMKKLDQQYKERLRNADLFLQLETEQVERNYIKEKKAAVKEFDDKKVELKENLIAELEEKKKMIENEKLTMELTGDSMEMKPIMTRKLRRRPNDPVPIPDKRRKPPPAQLNYLLSDEQIMEDLRTLNKLKSPKRPASPSSPEHLPSTPVDTPSQRYEARIEEGKLYYDKRWYHKSQAIYLESKENTKISCVISSVGTNEIWVRKTSDSTKMRIYLGQLQRGAFIIRRRSAA, encoded by the exons ATGGCCTCGACTTTACTGTCACCTATGGTGGATTATTATAACGACGAAGAAGAGCTAGACAGTGTGGAAGAAGATGAAGATCGCAGTTTCAGAGGCAGAGACTCGGAAGAAG acACAGAAGATGCCAGTGAAACAGATCTGGCCAAGCACGATGAGAACGATTACGTTGAAATCAAAGAACA GATGTATCAAGACAAACTGGCATCCCTGAAAAGACAGCTACAGCAACTGCAAGAAG GCACACTGCAGGAGTACCAGAAGAGAATGAAGAAGCTTGATCAGCAGTATAAAGAGAGACTTCGTAACGCTG ATCTCTTTCTACAACTTGAG ACAGAGCAGGTGGAGAGGAACTACATCAAAGAGAAAAAAGCAGCGGTGAAAGAATTTGACGATAAGAAGGTGGAACTGAAGGAAAATCTTATTGCAGAGCtggaggagaagaagaagatgaTCGAGAATGAGAAATTAACTATGGAGCTGACAGGAG attCCATGGAGATGAAACCTATTATGACCCGGAAGCTCCGGAGACGACCCAATGACCCTGTGCCCATTCCAGACAAGCGGAGAAAGCCTCCACCTG CTCAGTTAAACTATTTACTCAGTGATGAACAGATCATGGAGGATCTAAGAACATTAAACAAG CTTAAATCTCCGAAAAGACCAG CGTCCCCGTCGTCTCCTGAGCACCTCCCATCGACTCCGGTGGACACCCCGTCCCAGCGTTACGAGGCACGGATAGAGGAGGGCAAACTCTACTATGATAAGAGATG GTACCATAAAAGTCAAGCAATCTATCTGGAGTCCAAGGAGAACACCAAGATCAGCTGTGTCATCAGCTCTGTGGGGACCAATGAG ATCTGGGTGAGAAAGACAAGTGACAGTACGAAGATGAGGATCTATTTAGGGCAGCTGCAACGTGGGGCCTTCATCATTCGACGCCGATCAGCAGCATAG
- the suds3 gene encoding sin3 histone deacetylase corepressor complex component SDS3 isoform X3 gives MASTLLSPMVDYYNDEEELDSVEEDEDRSFRGRDSEEDTEDASETDLAKHDENDYVEIKEQMYQDKLASLKRQLQQLQEGECTLQEYQKRMKKLDQQYKERLRNADLFLQLETEQVERNYIKEKKAAVKEFDDKKVELKENLIAELEEKKKMIENEKLTMELTGDSMEMKPIMTRKLRRRPNDPVPIPDKRRKPPPAQLNYLLSDEQIMEDLRTLNKLKSPKRPASPSSPEHLPSTPVDTPSQRYEARIEEGKLYYDKRWYHKSQAIYLESKENTKISCVISSVGTNEIWVRKTSDSTKMRIYLGQLQRGAFIIRRRSAA, from the exons ATGGCCTCGACTTTACTGTCACCTATGGTGGATTATTATAACGACGAAGAAGAGCTAGACAGTGTGGAAGAAGATGAAGATCGCAGTTTCAGAGGCAGAGACTCGGAAGAAG acACAGAAGATGCCAGTGAAACAGATCTGGCCAAGCACGATGAGAACGATTACGTTGAAATCAAAGAACA GATGTATCAAGACAAACTGGCATCCCTGAAAAGACAGCTACAGCAACTGCAAGAAGGtgaat GCACACTGCAGGAGTACCAGAAGAGAATGAAGAAGCTTGATCAGCAGTATAAAGAGAGACTTCGTAACGCTG ATCTCTTTCTACAACTTGAG ACAGAGCAGGTGGAGAGGAACTACATCAAAGAGAAAAAAGCAGCGGTGAAAGAATTTGACGATAAGAAGGTGGAACTGAAGGAAAATCTTATTGCAGAGCtggaggagaagaagaagatgaTCGAGAATGAGAAATTAACTATGGAGCTGACAGGAG attCCATGGAGATGAAACCTATTATGACCCGGAAGCTCCGGAGACGACCCAATGACCCTGTGCCCATTCCAGACAAGCGGAGAAAGCCTCCACCTG CTCAGTTAAACTATTTACTCAGTGATGAACAGATCATGGAGGATCTAAGAACATTAAACAAG CTTAAATCTCCGAAAAGACCAG CGTCCCCGTCGTCTCCTGAGCACCTCCCATCGACTCCGGTGGACACCCCGTCCCAGCGTTACGAGGCACGGATAGAGGAGGGCAAACTCTACTATGATAAGAGATG GTACCATAAAAGTCAAGCAATCTATCTGGAGTCCAAGGAGAACACCAAGATCAGCTGTGTCATCAGCTCTGTGGGGACCAATGAG ATCTGGGTGAGAAAGACAAGTGACAGTACGAAGATGAGGATCTATTTAGGGCAGCTGCAACGTGGGGCCTTCATCATTCGACGCCGATCAGCAGCATAG
- the suds3 gene encoding sin3 histone deacetylase corepressor complex component SDS3 isoform X2, whose amino-acid sequence MASTLLSPMVDYYNDEEELDSVEEDEDRSFRGRDSEEDTEDASETDLAKHDENDYVEIKEQMYQDKLASLKRQLQQLQEGTLQEYQKRMKKLDQQYKERLRNADLFLQLETEQVERNYIKEKKAAVKEFDDKKVELKENLIAELEEKKKMIENEKLTMELTGDSMEMKPIMTRKLRRRPNDPVPIPDKRRKPPPAQLNYLLSDEQIMEDLRTLNKLKSPKRPGTDVLSFRASPSSPEHLPSTPVDTPSQRYEARIEEGKLYYDKRWYHKSQAIYLESKENTKISCVISSVGTNEIWVRKTSDSTKMRIYLGQLQRGAFIIRRRSAA is encoded by the exons ATGGCCTCGACTTTACTGTCACCTATGGTGGATTATTATAACGACGAAGAAGAGCTAGACAGTGTGGAAGAAGATGAAGATCGCAGTTTCAGAGGCAGAGACTCGGAAGAAG acACAGAAGATGCCAGTGAAACAGATCTGGCCAAGCACGATGAGAACGATTACGTTGAAATCAAAGAACA GATGTATCAAGACAAACTGGCATCCCTGAAAAGACAGCTACAGCAACTGCAAGAAG GCACACTGCAGGAGTACCAGAAGAGAATGAAGAAGCTTGATCAGCAGTATAAAGAGAGACTTCGTAACGCTG ATCTCTTTCTACAACTTGAG ACAGAGCAGGTGGAGAGGAACTACATCAAAGAGAAAAAAGCAGCGGTGAAAGAATTTGACGATAAGAAGGTGGAACTGAAGGAAAATCTTATTGCAGAGCtggaggagaagaagaagatgaTCGAGAATGAGAAATTAACTATGGAGCTGACAGGAG attCCATGGAGATGAAACCTATTATGACCCGGAAGCTCCGGAGACGACCCAATGACCCTGTGCCCATTCCAGACAAGCGGAGAAAGCCTCCACCTG CTCAGTTAAACTATTTACTCAGTGATGAACAGATCATGGAGGATCTAAGAACATTAAACAAG CTTAAATCTCCGAAAAGACCAGGTACGGACGTTTTGTCTTTTAGAG CGTCCCCGTCGTCTCCTGAGCACCTCCCATCGACTCCGGTGGACACCCCGTCCCAGCGTTACGAGGCACGGATAGAGGAGGGCAAACTCTACTATGATAAGAGATG GTACCATAAAAGTCAAGCAATCTATCTGGAGTCCAAGGAGAACACCAAGATCAGCTGTGTCATCAGCTCTGTGGGGACCAATGAG ATCTGGGTGAGAAAGACAAGTGACAGTACGAAGATGAGGATCTATTTAGGGCAGCTGCAACGTGGGGCCTTCATCATTCGACGCCGATCAGCAGCATAG